The genomic DNA ttttatcatatacaTAGCATAAGCCTCTCGGCatacataccttcatcatagtcatttcccaaaaatcccgatcgtaccttatcagcatatcaaaatttaataattaatagactaagacagatATTATCAATTACATCAGcgaaagcaagatcgaaacttcaatgatatataattgacaattccttttacaataaccaaatcgatgtttcatatgaaaatatcaaaatattacataatctctGAACAttgtaatcatagacaaagaaCTACGAAAAtagctacatctcgacgacatcctTTTCCTTGGCgccgctgctttcacctggaacgtttgaatattctagggatatagtacaaattagatactgaatcatctaagtgagagttcaaaaatattttcatgcagatatgcaaaattatatataaaattgataaatcctgacatgccttagcctaagagaatcccacatagcattTAGGCCTAGCcggagaaaatgcaatctctctgaAGGCGACATGACCACACCGATCCATTGGCAAACTAATCCTGCTTAAGAAGGACAACCTCAACATATGAACCCAggaatcaccccattatcattgttaggcattacgctcctactcaaaagcattccaaaacccaacgtaaccctagccccaagagtgtcacgtCAGCACTATTCtcggaatcaacgacacctcggtattaatgctattgctcaatggaacctggggtggtgtccactctcagccccgccacttgagccaacaaccggggtggtgtccactctcagcccctccacttgagtaccgtaggatgaagtccgtctcagccccgtctcAAGTAGGTCACATAGCAATAATCCTCGGCACGCATCCCCAGTGCTGTCACTCAGGGGCCACGTCACAGGattacaacccacgtcccacatggacaacacataacatgccaatgctgAAAAATCGTAACATGcatgacataaaatcaacatctcaatgtatgcaatttaaaGTACAAAATCTTATACAGgtgtaaataatcatttgtaAAACATCAATAAACCTAGTCATGGGGGTGAACACTCACGGTAATCCACTCATATGCCACAAACGAATTTttcgatagaaccactcacctttaggcgCAATTCGTATTCTTCTTAAAAAGCGTGatatgcctcgatttgcgtgctcaCCTCAAacttcgcacaagtcacttcacctcaagccgcaaggtaccctaatcatccaataactatcaaaatataatttcttccttaatttttctcacattttctcatttttctcgtattttttatcactaataatCGAGAATAgttatctacacaactattttctcaaatatttttacataaatatacataaaataatttttcaaaaattttggaaaaaaaatcaaaaattacctATGTGGCACACGCCCCCACGCGCGGGCGAGTGGGCTGGAGGATTTGGCTGGCGCGTGACAATCACACGCCAGTCGTCTTCTTCGATTTTTCGATCGTCGGCGATGCTCCGATGCCCGATTTTCTTACACCGATCGAAAGCCCATCTCTAGTCGATCACGATGCCAccggtttcaggccgaaaggccaccgaaaaatCCTCGATCAGGCAGTTACAAGTGCGGCGCGGCGGTCCACCCAACTTTTCGACCAGCCTTCGAAACCCCCTTGAACCAGCTCGAAAACTCAcgaaaatctccagaaatgctcatcttgcctcaaggatcaaaagccccttattggcttccttcgattcgccctcaaaacTGAGTAATTTGATGCTTCAAAATCGACCAAAacccttggtatttataggccacaatcGACCTCCACATGGCCGATTTCCGGCCATATCTTCTCCTACATGCCACCAGGATCGTCCTCGGCCATGCCCTGACAAGATTTGATGCCATTTTTCCCAGATTTTTAGGCCAAATCCATGGCCAGATCGACCATGCATGTgctgattttttataattgcagtttggccctcttgagattttcttttgcattttggtccttatcctcaagcccctgatcttcctagcaccatcactaagaccctcaagattagtatttctcatttctcccttgtaacttctgaaaaattaccgtcttgacctccctcgggaaaatttagaaaattacacttaggacCGATtaatcgttttgaccttaaatccactcgattcaacccaaaattacTTAAGGGTTGTCTTATACATAAAATACTAGACCTagacatgctccgttgactttttggacgtcgTCTATACAATTCGGTATTACGACCTAATCAACAActgcatttttgctgtaccgaaaactgttcccgatctcatttcttttgatgccaCAATTCTTCTCTCAGGACGCTCGTTACTgatgtaccattttctttagacatatAAGtcccggggtactccctccaaTTGATTGGGCGATTTATTATACTATCAGACTcctttttcggtattttaaattcacttaGATTACACGGTaacctcatacaaacatggggtattacaccgtGTGCCcgcgtcggtactcccgacacccgagccatagaataaccgagccataggctccctcgaaacggtCCTCCCATCCGAGACTGCTAAACTatcggtaaccatgcaatacacatagaaatgcaatggcgtagtgagtatCAACATGATACATTggcgctcatacatccaggcatcaggccatgctccgcccacatagtaaaccacacgcgatgcatatgcccgtactggatgcaacctaaccaagttagaATGTTCGtatccaagcatactcaataaatgaatatcctaACATGCATCCCGtgcccatgtgcatatcaaatcatgaatagtaatacaatgtatctaataatgtagtaaatcacatactgacAGAGCTAGTTAGCAGTGCCCGACatcggtcaacggtcagtgactaggagtgtccacccgacagtccactttagggccgtacaatagtttacctcaacgtcaccaaacagccaacccctgccccactgctcgatagctctaatcgaaccataaataaacctgaGAAAACCGTAAATGatcccgcacgtctaggaaactagtccccaagctgggttcgacatcattctgaaaggattgggggcagtacaaacccccgtaggcgttcaacaattaaaataccaGAAGtcccagatttaatttaaattaaaacaaatgaataataactcaataaatcatGGTAGgggccgaattagagtaagggagggaataaaatacgagaaaccacggagtctctcacaggaattaaagaacatgaggagagggttggaaacttgcctttacacggccatttcttgcttttcttgcactCTTGTtatgaagtaaaacgtttaatagtgATTAATAAAACCGtgactcacattaattaaatctaaccgtgtaatataaataatttagccgtataaaattcataaatatatacagcttctaataattttttttacccacgtaggcacaccgtaaataaaatcccaatgagactcatatttaatttaaattaaatcatgataataacatcctcaatttatataattaatatgcgacACCGAAACAAATTAAGGGAAGGcgaggggttcataaaatgaaaGGAGTTCGCAAAGGTAGAGCCAGCTTGCCTCATTTAAGCTTATTACAACGTTTTCACGcttgaacaccaccaaattaatacacgatgtaaaatagattaaacttccaaaattaataaaataggacttaaaataaaattctaactgtacagaatgattaatacataattattttcttacctgactaattaaaacccatttaaaccaagtttaataTTGGATTTCTCTTAAAAAATGGCCCCTACGCGCATTGTTCTTCCCCAAATTTCCTTGCTGCTTTCTGCTTTTAAAatggccgaaatcggccttaaaaTCAGAGCAAAACGGAGGCTGTTCGTGCAAAAGAAATGGGCGACTGAGAGCGTGCCACGTGGCACAACCAGCAGCTGCACACATTACCCCTGCCTCCTCTAGCTgattaaaatcacaaaatctCCAGCATCGCACGCGCACGGCCAACCTCGAACCCACGACCTCACCATCCTCCTCGCACGCGCACACCACCAGGGTAGCTGCTTCCTTTAACATATAAATGCACtaagttaattttataatgaataTCAGCCACTTCCGTAAATCACATTTCAGGACCCCcactttccattaattacacacacacacccccccAAACTCCAAttccttcttatttcacttacacctcgaatttttcagaaattccactaaattaatttattttattattttcctaaatactctccaataaataattattttctcaaaataatataaaaacacattttcttaaatctccaaatacccaataatgacctcaaacaccaaaattaacaatcattatttatttcccaaattttgggatgttacaaaacGCTTCCTTGAATCTTGCTCCACTTACCTGGGTATCATCTGCAAAGCTCGTTGGGTAGATTGCCACCATCATCCAGCCTCTTCCTCTGGCATGAAAGTAGTGCAGTTAAGCTTTTCCTCGTCACTGCACCGCAAATGTTGAAACAGCTTCTTGGTTTGCTCCATCCAAAACTTAGCCATGCAAGGGTTATCTTCTGCTTTTCCCCTAAACACCGAGGGTCTTTGCTGGCGATACTGATCCAACACATGAGTGGTACGCCTCGGCGACTCGTTCCTTGTTACATGTGTCAGCATGCCTTCTAAGATTATTTCCATTCAATCAAGCCTATTCTAACTAGGACTTGATTGCTCCTGTTGTCGTCCACCGCTCGTGACATGGTTCGCAGAACCTCTACGTACGGCGACTATTATACTACTGTCACTCTCATCTCGTTCGTTGAGATCCGTGACTCTCCAAGTTTTCACCatcagaaaaaaagaaaaacacttccTTAATTAGTGCTAAACCCACTTGAAGATAATCTCAATCTTGCTAACAGTTTCTTTCAGGTCCCACGTCTATCAGGGATACCATGtccaaatctcaaatcatgaatagtcaaaaaaaattgaggatGACGTTAAGAATGGCTTAATAGcattactcaaaaaaaaaatttaaacaagaTAAGTTTGAGGATTTGATTTAAGATTCAAAAtgtcttaattaaattatatttaccATCAAATAATATTaccataataaaatttatcattaattgaattttcataCAGAAATTTCCTTGTTTCTACATCTTCTAGTATGTAATGTGAGATTTTCCCCCATTCTCCTTGCTAGCATAGTTTTGGCATTTATGGTAGGAGGTATATCACCTCACACTTATTTATTATTAAGAGATATGTCATTATTAGTCATATACacttaatcaatcttaattGTATCACCAATTAAGGGCCCTATATTGACAAGAGTAATGCTAAGATTGTCGGTGTCATCAGTCATCTGTCGCATCCTTATTTAAGGAGGTATTAGACAAAAAAGACAATGACACATAATCTTTTTAGCCTCCTCCAATATGAGGATGCGCCATAATTAATGACACCATTATCAGTCATGATTCCTAACATATTCATATTGACAAATAGGCGATGCGCACATGTATTGCTTTTAACTCGGATTTTGACTTAGAgacatttaattataatatgatGCACCGTACGTAAATTCGTGCTATTAATTAGGTTTGTGATTATGAattcttatttatgtttttttttgttttaataagTATATATGTTCATATAATTTGAACAATGAAATTATTCGACCATAAACTGCCAATTAAACTAGTGAACCAATTCCCCAACTAGCTAGTTTGACCAACAGtttgattttagtaattaaGGATACCCCAACATAATCtattattaaagataaaattaaatagttaaaaGTGAAGATGCGCATCCATCTCTAAAGTCAATCATCAAACCTCTGCGTAATTAAATCTAGTGGATGACAACAATACTAGTTTATCATTACGGCAGCACCATTTTAGAAGATTAATTAATGGGGATGTGATTATTTAAGGATTGGTCCAGAGATAGAACCCATCCATCCACGCACAGCTGTGCTATCATCTTTCTATCCCCACGCCTCAATCTGCTCAGCAATGGCAAAGTCAGAGAACTTCCAGAACCAGAACCCCACCCTAGAAGAAGGGTTATTTGGAAGCCTTCCCAAAGAAAAACATTGTAGTGGTTTCGATGTTCTGTTCTATCAAGGTTTCTGGTGTCCTGAGATAATCGTTGAGAACGTTGTTTCCTTTCAACAGCATTTCCAGGCACATGAAAATGATACGATCTTAGCTTCCTTCCCAAAATGCGGCACCACCTGGTTGAAAGCCCTCATCTTCGCCGTAGCCAACAGAAGCAAGCATCCGCTCATAGAGAGCCCGCTGCTCTCAGCTAACCCCCACgttcttgttccttttcttgAGTTCCACATCTACAGAAAGCCTCCTCTCGTTAATCTCCAAGACGTTCCCAGCCCAAGAATTCTTTCCACTCACTTGCCATACTCTGCACTGCCTGCCTCCATCAAAACTAATTCCAAATGCAAGCTTGTCTATATATGCAGAAATCCCTTGGACCAGTTCATCTCCTACTGGCACTTTGCATCCGGTATGCAGTCCAAGAGTCATTACTCCGTCTCACTGGATGAGTGGTCCAAAAAGTACTGTATTTCAGGGATTACCCCTTTTGGCCCTTTCTGGGATCACATGTTGGGATATTGGAAGGCCAGCCAAGAGAAGCCGGGCCAAGTTATGTTCTTGAAGTACGAAGACTTGAAGGAAGATGATGTGTTTTACGTTAAGAAGCTGTCCGAGTTCTTGGGGGTTCCATTTTCAACGGAGGAAGAAAGGGACGGGATGCCTGAACAGATATCCAGGCTGTGTAGCTTTGAgaatttgaaagatttggaaGTGAACAAGAGTGGCAAAATTGATCAAAGTCCCGTCGATAACAAACAATATTTCAGGAAAGCAAAGGTTGGAGATTGGTCCAATTATCTTTCTTCATCTGTGGCCGAGGCCCTAAAGAAGCTCATGCATGACAAACTTGAGGGTTCTGGTTTAACCTTCAAAACGTCCTAACAATATTTAATTCCTTGTCTTTACCTTCAAATAAGATGGGTTCTGCTTGTGGCCATTCATGAAATTCTTAgttaaatttcatatatatatatggtcattTTCCCAAGTTTCTACACCTTCTTTGAGTGTGCTTTGCTCAAGAATTTAGCGGTGTTGTAAGATTTTTCCCAATTCTAATGTTTGGAATGgtgttaatattttaaatttagtaaaCACAATCTGGGCATATAATGAAATTAGTTTTGATGAAATTGTTTAGTGTGGACATGTCATTGAGCTAGGTTTGATCTAGACTCTATGCAAAACTGTAAATAGTTGTCTTACttatgattaagggattaaaAGGGGAATCTATATATGgtaattaacacacacacacatacaaatatatatttatatatatgaaaataaaattcttaaatttccGAGGAAATAACGCACAAGGAAAGTGGGTGTTATAGTTTGATGTGATAcaaaaaagacttaaaaaaaagagagacagagacagagatgAGTGGGAGTGATGGCGTGTTCAAGTCAAGTCAAATCAAGAAACGGTACAAGTAAATATATACAGATCAAAAGTTGAGTTGTGATGCCGATCTAAATTGCATAAATTATTGTATGCACATGCACCTATATGGTCATATCGTTGCCCTCCTTATGACATGGTGGACAACAATTCAATCTAGATTACGTTTCATAATGCAGAACTCTAAATTATGATTAAAGGACAAAAAGGGAAATTCATGGAAATTATTGGACATAATAAtggtaattaaaatataaatatatagaaagatatatgaaaataaaataagaaaagttgtaattttttgaggaaataagacaccaggaaaggaaaggaaaggaaagcaGAAAGCAGGGCGTGACAATTTTAAGTGAAACCAAGACTAATTAAAGAGAGAGATGAGTTgcaagatataaatatatatataagtgaaacCAAGACTAATTAAAGAGAGATTAGTTgcaagatataaatatatatatatatgttataaatgAAGCTTCAAATACGGCATCGTTTTCTGGCATGGGTTAGAGGGTCTTTTGGCAACCCCTATGGTTGCCCAAAACGGCAGCGTTTTGGGCCCTGGGTGGAGGGCCAAAACGGCAACCTCCCTGTTATTTCATTTGGCGTGTTGATCCTTGTCTTTTAGCCTGCCTCACTCCCGATCATCGATGCTCTGCAATTTCCTTTATACGACTCGATCTCCATCGCTTGACTCTCCTTTATATCAGCTATAGTCTCCTCGGGATCAGGCAAGAGACGGTCTCCGATTATCCGTTGCATCTAGGGTTTGTTCTGATCATTCTCTTGTTCTCATTCTCTCTGTTTCAATGTTTCTGTGTTGCTCTATTCTCTAAGTTGTAAGCCTTTAACCTTAGATTGTGGTTATGGGGCGGAGTTCAATGTTCTGAGGGATTATTTTTCTTGTACAGTGAGATCAGAGAgttattttgttttggttttgtaATCGGTGGTTCGGTGGCTGTAAATTTTTATCCCTATAGTGGAGTAAACTCCCTTTGtcagagctcaacgtggataTAGCCCTCTTTAacaggtgaaccacggtaaatctcttGTGTTGATATCGTTTTTGttttatgcttgtttatgtttttgtcCATTCTTTTGTGTATGAAATTGGTCGCTTCTATTTGAGTTTAAAGGGGCTCGATCAGGGTTGAGCTTTCGGCTCCTcccaacaaaatatatatataagtgaaatCAAGGCTAATTTTAAGTGAAACCTAGGGGTCTTAATCATAAGTAAGACAAGGTGTTAAGAAATTTTAAGTGAAACCTAGGGGTCTTAAGAAATTGACAGTGTTGTAAGAAATtggatataaatatatatatacaagtgaaaccaacaaatatatgtatatatatttaatatatacatacatattaataaatatctaaattcaaataaaattaataaaaactatttaccattcaattcttagataaacttaataatttcacttcaaagattcataaaacaaatataaaccaattcaatttattaacactcaaatttcaatcaattatttcattttaactttcaca from Diospyros lotus cultivar Yz01 chromosome 4, ASM1463336v1, whole genome shotgun sequence includes the following:
- the LOC127799109 gene encoding cytosolic sulfotransferase 15-like; the protein is MAKSENFQNQNPTLEEGLFGSLPKEKHCSGFDVLFYQGFWCPEIIVENVVSFQQHFQAHENDTILASFPKCGTTWLKALIFAVANRSKHPLIESPLLSANPHVLVPFLEFHIYRKPPLVNLQDVPSPRILSTHLPYSALPASIKTNSKCKLVYICRNPLDQFISYWHFASGMQSKSHYSVSLDEWSKKYCISGITPFGPFWDHMLGYWKASQEKPGQVMFLKYEDLKEDDVFYVKKLSEFLGVPFSTEEERDGMPEQISRLCSFENLKDLEVNKSGKIDQSPVDNKQYFRKAKVGDWSNYLSSSVAEALKKLMHDKLEGSGLTFKTS